A single genomic interval of Verrucomicrobiota bacterium harbors:
- a CDS encoding DUF1080 domain-containing protein: MNPRLTSPLAVGLFASIVSLVLGADATRFTPLFDGKSLEGWEVKGGKAKYEARDGAIVGTTVEGSPNTFLCTRKDYGDFELVLDVKCDKALNSGIQIRSHTYDKETVPEGAKNKKGRPAGTVFGYQCEIAESERGTSGSFYDEARRGRFLDEQEKKSDAAKKAFKDNEWNTYRIVAQGARIRSWVNGVACADFRDSLDKSGFIGLQVHSIRAGLGPFSVQWRNIRLRELKADEQVE, translated from the coding sequence ATGAATCCACGCCTCACCTCACCGCTCGCTGTCGGGTTGTTTGCCTCCATCGTCTCGCTCGTCCTGGGCGCTGACGCGACGAGATTCACGCCGCTCTTCGACGGCAAATCGCTCGAGGGCTGGGAGGTCAAGGGCGGCAAGGCGAAGTATGAGGCGCGGGACGGCGCGATCGTCGGCACGACGGTCGAGGGCAGCCCGAACACGTTTCTTTGCACGAGGAAGGATTACGGCGACTTCGAGCTCGTGCTCGACGTGAAGTGCGACAAGGCGTTGAACAGCGGCATTCAGATTCGCAGCCACACCTACGACAAGGAGACCGTCCCCGAGGGCGCGAAGAACAAGAAGGGACGGCCGGCGGGCACGGTGTTTGGCTACCAGTGCGAAATCGCCGAGTCGGAAAGGGGCACGTCGGGCAGTTTCTACGACGAGGCGCGGCGCGGGCGCTTCCTCGATGAACAGGAGAAGAAATCCGACGCGGCGAAGAAGGCGTTCAAGGACAACGAATGGAACACGTATCGCATCGTCGCGCAGGGCGCCCGCATCCGCTCGTGGGTCAATGGCGTGGCGTGCGCGGATTTCCGCGACTCGCTCGACAAGAGCGGGTTCATCGGCTTGCAGGTCCACAGCATCCGCGCGGGCCTCGGGCCGTTCTCGGTGCAATGGAGGAACATCAGGCTGCGTGAACTGAAGGCCGACGAACAGGTCGAGTGA